A single genomic interval of Metasolibacillus fluoroglycofenilyticus harbors:
- a CDS encoding phospho-sugar mutase, whose translation MSLEVYKQWQQQDLPHYLADELALIAQDSKAIEDRFYQYLSFGTGGMRGILGAGTNRMNIYTIRRVAKGLARYIASNGETAKKRGVAIAYDTRHFSYEFAVETARALGAHGITSYVYKEARPTPQLSFTVRELNAFAGVVITASHNPKQYNGFKVYGEDGAQLVPTGVNAIIEHMNQIENLFSVEVCDVLELEQKGLLKWILEAYDEKFMSNLLKLKNNDAIDYNMKLVYTPLHGAGIVPVVEGLKQFGFNAVHVVAEQAVQDGAFPTVTYPNPEEAAAFSMAVELGKQLSADLLLATDPDADRLGVAVRNGDSYELLTGNQLGALLLNYILKTKQAGGVLPIDGAMLKTIVTSELGSAIAKHYDVETINTLTGFKYIAEKIAEFEATKAHTFLFGYEESYGYLIETFARDKDAVQVALKVAEMAAYYATQEKTLLDALDALYEKFGYYKEVLVSKTFEGKDGQEQMKAILNSYRENTPKAIAGIAVVRFEDYLRGIATLQDGMTEAILLPKENVLKFVLEDNSWIAIRPSGTEPKCKFYFGVVRDSREAAEEVVKNLVDNLV comes from the coding sequence ATGAGTCTAGAAGTGTACAAACAATGGCAGCAACAAGATTTACCGCATTATTTAGCAGACGAACTTGCTTTAATTGCGCAGGATTCAAAAGCAATCGAAGACCGTTTCTACCAATATTTATCTTTTGGTACAGGTGGTATGCGCGGAATCCTTGGTGCTGGAACAAACCGAATGAACATTTATACGATTCGGCGTGTTGCAAAAGGGTTAGCTCGTTACATTGCTTCAAACGGCGAGACAGCAAAAAAGCGCGGTGTTGCGATTGCTTATGATACGCGTCATTTTTCATATGAATTTGCAGTGGAGACAGCTCGTGCATTAGGGGCACATGGCATTACTTCCTATGTATACAAAGAAGCGCGTCCAACACCTCAGCTATCGTTTACAGTACGTGAATTAAACGCATTTGCAGGTGTCGTCATTACAGCGAGCCACAATCCAAAGCAATATAACGGCTTTAAAGTATATGGTGAGGATGGAGCACAGCTAGTTCCAACTGGTGTGAATGCGATTATTGAGCATATGAATCAAATTGAAAATCTTTTTAGTGTTGAAGTTTGCGATGTATTAGAACTTGAACAAAAGGGCCTGTTGAAATGGATTTTGGAAGCGTATGATGAAAAATTCATGAGCAACTTGTTAAAGCTAAAAAATAATGATGCGATTGATTATAATATGAAGCTTGTGTATACGCCATTGCATGGAGCGGGGATAGTACCTGTTGTAGAAGGTTTGAAGCAATTCGGTTTTAATGCAGTACATGTTGTAGCAGAGCAGGCCGTGCAAGATGGTGCATTCCCAACAGTAACTTATCCGAATCCTGAAGAGGCGGCTGCTTTTTCAATGGCGGTTGAACTTGGTAAGCAATTGAGCGCAGACCTTTTACTGGCAACGGATCCAGATGCAGACCGATTAGGTGTAGCAGTTCGAAACGGTGATTCGTATGAGTTACTTACAGGCAATCAACTAGGTGCGCTTTTATTAAATTACATTTTAAAGACAAAGCAAGCGGGCGGTGTGCTACCAATAGATGGTGCAATGTTAAAAACGATTGTGACGTCCGAACTTGGCTCAGCCATTGCCAAGCATTATGATGTTGAAACAATCAACACATTAACCGGTTTCAAGTATATTGCTGAAAAAATTGCGGAGTTTGAAGCAACGAAAGCCCATACATTTTTATTCGGCTATGAAGAAAGCTATGGCTATTTAATCGAAACATTTGCTCGCGATAAGGATGCTGTTCAAGTAGCGTTGAAAGTAGCAGAAATGGCTGCTTATTATGCAACGCAGGAAAAAACATTGCTTGATGCATTAGATGCATTATACGAGAAGTTTGGCTACTATAAGGAAGTGCTAGTATCGAAAACATTTGAAGGTAAAGACGGTCAAGAGCAGATGAAAGCGATTTTAAATAGTTACCGTGAAAACACACCTAAAGCCATTGCTGGAATAGCAGTTGTCCGTTTTGAGGACTATTTAAGAGGAATTGCAACATTGCAAGACGGCATGACGGAAGCGATTTTATTGCCGAAAGAAAATGTCTTGAAGTTTGTTTTAGAGGATAATTCATGGATTGCTATTCGCCCTTCAGGAACCGAGCCGAAATGTAAGTTTTATTTTGGGGTTGTGAGGGATTCAAGGGAAGCTGCTGAGGAAGTAGTGAAAAATCTAGTTGACAATCTTGTTTGA
- a CDS encoding DUF6431 domain-containing protein has translation MLCSCCNGGDFEVIGLRERKLRKNVGQIECHIIRRLRYLACRKIQYELPYFMIPYKRYNAKTIDESFCPPETLVLQVDELTLFPWRSWFNELIGYDSPSVKLYLSNMP, from the coding sequence GTGCTTTGTTCCTGCTGCAATGGCGGTGACTTTGAAGTGATTGGATTGCGTGAACGTAAGTTGCGTAAGAATGTGGGGCAGATTGAGTGTCATATCATCAGGAGGTTGCGGTATCTAGCTTGTCGAAAAATCCAGTATGAACTTCCCTATTTTATGATTCCCTATAAAAGGTACAACGCTAAAACAATCGATGAAAGCTTCTGCCCACCGGAAACTTTGGTTCTTCAAGTTGATGAATTAACTTTGTTTCCATGGAGAAGCTGGTTCAATGAGCTGATTGGGTACGACTCGCCATCTGTCAAACTTTACTTATCCAATATGCCGTAA